The Gemella haemolysans ATCC 10379 genome contains the following window.
AAAATTCTAGGATATACTGAAAATATGCGAGAATGGATGCAGACTGCTGATGTGCTTATAACTAAGGCAGGAGGAGTAACTATTTCTGAAGCATTAGCAAGTAATATTCCACTGATTCTTTTTAATCCTGTTCCCGGACAAGAGATGGAAAATGCTGTCTACTTTAGGAAAAATGGAATGGCAAAAATCGCTAAAAATTTAGAAGAAGTACTAGATTGTTTAGAAGAACTATTTTTTGAAGATAATATTAAGAAGATTAAATACAATATGATAAAAAATTATTTACCGCATGCAAGTTATAATATTTGCAAAGATATTATGGGGATCTTAGAATTGAATAAAGTATAATATTAATTAACTTTATATGTGTTCTGAGTAAGGGTGACTCGATAAAATCGATTTTTCTGAAATCAAGATTTTTGAGTTACTCTTTTTTATTTTATCAAAATAATATCTTTAATATATAAGATAAAGTTGTAACTTTGTATACCAGTTGAGTAAAGTTAAGTGTGATTTTTACTGATTTGTTGCTGTGTTCAACTCTTATCTTATCTTTTTCTCTTTCTATTGTTATGGTATAATAGAATATAGAGTGAGTTGTTAGAAAGCATTTAAGGACTAATACAACGGTTAAGAAGTAAGAAATAAAAATTAAAATAAAACATTTAGGAGATAAGAGTGAGAGTAGTTTTACTTTGTAGGTATGATGGTAGTAATTACCATGGATTTCAAATACAACCAAATAATAATACAATTCAAGAAGAAATTGAGAAAAGTTTAAAGAAAATTAATAAAAAAGATGTACGACTTTATATGAGTGGAAGAACGGATAGTGGGGTTCATGCTTATGGTCAGGTATTGCATTTTGACACGGATTTGAATATTCCAGATGAAGCATGGGTTAAGGCGCTTAATGCTACTATTCCGAAAGATATTAGGATAGTGGGGGCGACGTCAGCTTCGGAAGATTTTCATGTTAGGTATAATAGTACACAAAAAACATATTATTATAAACTTCATATTGGAAGAGAAGTGGATCCATTCTTACTAAATTATGTGGGTAAACATAGTTTTGATTTTAATTTCGAAAAAGCTCAAGAAGCTTTGCAATATTTTATAGGAGAACATGATTTTTCATCATTTTGTTCGAAAAATTCTAGTGTTGAGGATAAGGTTAGAACGATATATAGTTTAACTATGGAGAAAGATTTGATTAATCCTAATATTGTAAACTTTGAAATTACTGGGAATGGTTTCTTATATAATATGGTTAGAATAATTATCGGAACTATACAAAATGTCGCTGCAGGTAAATATGAAGCGAATTATGTTAAAGAAATATTAGAAAAAAAGGAACGACAATTCGCAGGACCGAAAGCTGATGCAGCAGGATTGTATCTTAAAGAAGTGCTTTATGATGATGATAAAATAAATAAATTTATAAATAATAGTTTAAAAGCTTATTGTAATAAATAATAGATTGGAGTGATTCAAAAATCGTGATTTTGTAGAAATCGATTTTTTAGAGTCATCCCCATACAGTTTATGAATTCTCATATAAACTTTGTTAAAATTTAGGACTTTTGAATCATCCCCATTTAGTTTGAGAAAAATCGGGATATTTGGTATAATAAAAAGATATTCTGTAGAAAATTAGGTAATAAAATGATAAAATTTGAAGATGTTTTTTTTCAATATTCTAGTTCTAAAAAGACTGCATTATCAAATATAAATTTAGAAATAAAAGAAGGGCGTTGGCTTAGTGTTTTAGGAAAAAACGGTAGCGGAAAGTCAACGCTTATGAAGTTGATTTATGGGCAGAATTTAGCAACTTCTGGGAAAGTAACTTTTAATAATAAAGAATACAATAAAGAACTTTATGATGATATAAAAAATAAAATAGCTATTGTTTTTCAAAATCCTGATAATCAATTCGTAGGATCTACCGTAGAGGAAGATATAGCATTTGGACTTGAGAATAGAAATGTTCCTCAAGAAAAGATGGATGAGATAATAGATAGAGTATTAGAAATTGTTGATATGACGGATTATAGAAAATATGAGCCCTCATCATTATCAGGTGGGCAAAAACAAAGAGTGGCAATAGCATCTTCGCTAGCTTTAGATCCGGAGATTTTAATATTGGATGAGGCTACGAGTATGCTTGATCCTAAAGCTAAAAAGTCTATTTTAGAGTATATAAAAAAAATAAATAAAGAAAAAGGAATAACTATAATCTCTATCACTCACGATGCAGAAGAGAGTGTTTATTCAGATGATATTGTCATATTAGAAAGCGGAGAAATAGTTTATCAAGGGAATTATACAACGCTATATGCTGATACTGAGATTTTAGAAAAATATAGCTTAGAGGTTCCTTTTGTAGAAAGAATAAAAAAAGACTTAAACAATTACCTGAATCAAGAAATATTTGAAATAGAAGAAGACGAGGGGAGTGTAGTAAGGAAAATATGCAAATTAGTTTAAAAAGTGTGAACTATACTTATAATTATAAGACCCCATATGCTAGAGAAGTCTTAAAAGATATAAACTTAGAGATAGATGAAGGAAGTTATACGGTAATAGTAGGTAAGACAGGTAGCGGAAAGTCTACCCTTATAGAGCATATTAATGGCTTATTATTACCTACAAAAGGAGAAGTAGCAGTAGATAATATATTGATTACTAATCCACAGAGTAAAAAAGAAAGAAGAGAATTGGCTAAAAAACTGAAAATATTAAGACAAGATGTTGCGGTGTTATTCCAGTTTTCTGAACAGCAGTTATTTGAAACAAGCGTATTAAAAGATATTATCTTTGCACCCTTAAATTACGGAGTAGCAGAAGAGAAAGCTATCTTAAAAGCAAAAGAATTAATAAAATTAGTAGGACTTGACGAAAGTTACTTGGATAAATCACCTTTTGAATTGTCAGGAGGAGAGATGAGGAAAGTTGCCTTATGTGGTGTACTTGCCTTAGAACCTAAAGTACTAATATTAGACGAACCTACAGTAGCTCTAGATTATCAGAGTCGTGAGGAAATCATGGCTATGGTGAAAAGACTTAAAGAAGAGTTTAATATGACGATAGTACTTGTAACTCATAATATGGATTATGTATTGGAATATGCGGATAAAGTTTTCGTCTTGAAAAATGGAGAAATTAGTTTTGAAGGAAAGGTAGAAGACCTTTTCTTGAATGAACAAGTACTCAAGGAGAATTCATTAGAATTACCAGAAGTATTGAAGTTTTACAAAAAATTAGAAGCAAATAATATAGTATTGGATGTATTTCCTAGGAAATATGAAGAATTAATTAATGCTTTAAAAAATAAGATAGGAAGTAGTAGAAATGAATAATTCGTTAATAAGTAAGTATATTCCATTAAATACTATTATTCATAATCTTGATCCGCGAGTTAAAATATTTTTTGTGATTTGGTACTTAGTAGATGTCTTTATTGCATATAATGTGTTAGAATTTTTTATCTTAATATTAATGCTACTAGTAATTGTTATATTATCAAAAACAAGTCCAGCATTTTTAATTAATAGTGTAAAAGCTATTAGTATACTAATTTTATTTACTTCATTAATTCATCTTGTTTTTAATAAAAAAGGTAGCGTGTTGTATGAAGTATTAGGTTGGAAGATTTATAGCGGTGCACTTTTAGGAATTGCATTGATTACAGTCAGGTTTATTCTGGTTGTTGCGATTATGGTTGTCTTTATGGCTACTACTTCACCAACAGAAATAACGAGTGCTATAGAAAAGAGTCTTGGATTTCTACAGAAGGTAGGGGTGCCAATCTCAACTTTTGCGCTAGTATTATCTATATCACTTAGATTTATTCCGACTATATTAGAAGAAACTAATAGAATAATAAATGCACAGGTTTCACGTGGTTCAGATTTTAATGAAGGAAGCCTAGCGCAGAAAGTAAGGAAGTTTATTCCTATACTGATACCATTATTTATAGCTACTTTGAAAAGGGCTGATGAGCTTGCTACTGCAATGGAAGTAAGAGGCTATTCTACTACCGGTATAAGAAGTAAGTATAAAGTACTAAAATATAATAAACTAGATTATTTAAGTTATATATTAATAATAGTTATTACAATATTTATAATGTTAGTGTAGTATGAAATTTTAGAAAGGAGATAGGATGGAAACTGAAATAATTAATATTTCGAAAAGTGAAAGTAAAGAAGAAATATACAGTAAGTTAACTGAGTATTACAAAAGAGGAAAGCTTGTAGCTATTCCAACAGAAACTGTTTATGGCTTAAGTGCTAATGCTATGGATGATGAAGCGGTGAGTAAGATATATGAGGCAAAAGGTCGTCCTAGTGATAATCCACTAATCGTTCATTTTTATGAAATGAGTCAGCTAGATGAGATTGTTGATTATAGTGATGAAAATGTTAAGAAACTTATAGATAAGTTCTGGCCAGGTCCAATGACTTTAATTTTAAATGTTAAAGAAAATAACGGTATTTCTAAAAAGGTTACGGCTGGTTTAAACACTCTTGCTGTTAGAATGCCATCTAATGTTACCGCTCGAGGAATATTAAAGGAAACTGAAATTTTATTAGCAGCACCAAGTGCTAATACAAGTGGAAAGCCATCTCCGACAAAATTTGAACATGTGTATCATGATTTGAATGGGAAAATAGATGTAATAATCGAAGATGAACAATCGGATATCGGTTTAGAAAGTACGGTTATTGATTGTACAAGATATCCACTTGTTATTGCACGCCCTGGGGATATTACTAAAGAAGACATTGAGTCTGTATTAGGAGAAGGTAGTGTGAAGTATAATGAAGAAGTACTTACACAGAATGTCGCACCTATATCGCCAGGAATGAAATATAGACATTATTCTCCTGAAGCGGAATTAGTATTGTTTAATGATTCATTTGAAAATTTAATAAATATTTTAAAAGATAAAAATCAAAAAACCGGTTTCATTACATATAAAGAAATGGAATCTAGAGTTGATGATTTAAATGTTTCTATAAAATATTTAGCAGAGAATGAGAAAAGTGTTGAACAATCTAATAAAAATTTATATAATATTCTAAGGGAGTTTGATGAAGAAAAGGTAGAGGAAATTTTTATACTACCAATCGAAGAAACGAAAGAGAATAAAGCTTTGTTAAATAGACTTAATAAAGCTATAAGTAAAAAATAAAATAGGAGATTTGTAATGAAAAAGTTATATGTAGTTATACCTTGTTACAATGAAGAAGAGGTATTAAACGAGACTGCAAAAAGATTAGAAGTTAAAATGAATTCTATGATAGAAGAAGATTTAATTTCAAAAGATAGCCGTGTTGTCTTAGTGAACGATGGTTCAAAAGACAGAACATGGGAAATGATAGAAGAACTTCATGAAAAAAATCCGTTATTTAGTGGTATTAATTTAAGTAGAAATAGAGGACACCAAAATGCACTTTTAGCAGGACTTATGACTGTTAAAGATCACTGTGATGTAAGTATTTCTATGGATGCTGATTTACAAGATGATATTAATGCTATGGATGAAATGATGAAGAAATATCTAGCGGGTGCTGATGTAGTTTATGGTGTTCGTTCTGCAAGAACTACGGATACATTCTTTAAACGTTTCACAGCCGAAGCATTCTATAAAGTAATGGAAAAACTGGGAGCAAATACAGTGTTTAACCATGCTGACTATCGTTTAATGAGTAAACGTGCGTTAGAAGGATTAGCTCAGTTTAAAGAAGTAAACTTATTCTTACGTGGTATTGTTCCTATGATAGGATATCCAAGCGATATTGTTACATATAAACGTGCAGAAAGATTTGCTGGAGAAAGTAAATATCCATTATCTAAGATGTTAGCATTTGCTTTCGAAGGAATTACTTCTTTATCTGTAAAGTTAATTAGATTTATCACTGTAGGCGGAGCATTAATGATATTTATTGCTGCGATAGTATTTTTCTACACATTGTATAGTTATTTTGCAGGAGTTGCAAGACCAGGATGGTCAAGTTTAATGATATCAATGTGGTTTATCGGTGGAATGATTATGATTTCACTAGGTATTGTGGGTGAATACGTAGGTAAAATCTACTTAGAAACAAAAGGACGCCCAAGATTTATTGTTGAAAAATTCTTAAACGAAGAGAAAAACGAAGAGGAATAATTGACAATGAACAAGGAAATATTAAATAAATTTTCTAACTTTTTAGTAAAAGTTATAGCTGTAATTTTCATGGTACTTATGGGGATAAACTCTTTATTAGTATTAACAAAAACAGCGATATTTCCTAAAGATTATCAAGAAACTTTATATTATGAAAATGTCAGTGCTATACTAAATATTATGTTCCTTATAATATTTAGTATAGTTATCTTAATATTAGCGAGATATTTGAAAAAAATAATAAATGTTCAAAGATTAGTATTGATAGTTATGATTTATGCCTTTATTATTAGTATCTTGTTTGCAATATTGAGAAGAGACTATGTTCAGTTTGATCCATTTAACGTAATAGATCAAGCTAATAATTTCATAAGGGAAAACTACAGTGGTCTTGATAAAGGAAATAATTATTTATACATATATTCACATCAAATTACAACAGTATTTTTATTCCAAATTATACTGTCATTATTTGGTAGAGCAACATTTATTCTATATATAATGCAAAGTTTTTCAATAAGTTTTATTATCTTTATGTTATATAAAATAGCTAATATAATGTTTGATGATGAGGATACGAATTATCTAGTTGTAATTCTTAGTGGTCTATGTTTTCCGTTAATATTCTATGTTGCATTTGTATACGGATTATTACCGGGTATGTTTTTAACATTACTGGCTTACTATTACTTTATAAAGTATACTAAACATAAAAAATGGTATATGTTAGTAATAAGTGCTATTAGCATTAATGTTGCGATACTATTTATAGGTAATAATATAATACATATGTTAGCTATATTCTCGGCAGCAGTTATTTATCTTATTAGAATTAGAGATAAAAAAGTGATTGCGTTTATGGTCAGCTGTCTGTTTTTAATGAGTGCCTCTAAGAGTTTAATCTACAACTATTATGAAGTGAAAAGTCAAAAGACCATTGCTGACGGTGTCCCAAAAATTACATGGATAGCTATGGGAATGCAAGAAGGAGATCGTGAAGCAGGTTGGTGGAATAGATTTAACTATGATATTATGCCAGAAGAAGATTATGATACAAATCGTATAACCGAAATCTCTAAGGATTCTATAAAACAAAGAGCAGAAGTGTTTAAGAAAAACCCAAGATATGCTGTAGATTTTTATCAAAGAAAATATGAAAATCAATTTTTAGAACCAACATTCCAGAGTTTATTGGTAACTGCACCACAAAGGAATTTTGATAATGAAACTAAGTTAGAAAAAGTAAAAGACTTTTTTATAAAACAAATTTACTTTGATGAAACTCATCACGTACTTACTTTTATTATGAAGGTATTTCAAGTATTTGTGTATATATTTTCTGTAGTATTTGCAGTAAATGTTTATAAGAAGAAAAAAGAAATATTAACTATAATTCCTGTAGCCTTCATTGGTGGAACGTTATTCCATATGATATGGGAAGCGAAAAGTAGATATGTATTTCCGTACTTTGTATTTTTAATTCCACTTGCTGCATATGGATTAATAATTGTAAGAAATAAAATAACTGAATATAGAAAAAATAAAGAGGAAAAAAATGAAAAAGGTAATATATAAAGCTTTTATCATAACGTTATTAGGATTAACAGTATCTGCTCCTGTGATAAAGGCTAACGATGGCTATGTACCCTTTGGAGAAAAGAAATTTACAGAAATTGAAAATAGTGAAAAAATAGAGTTCGATGACCTAAATCTTAAAGAGGCTTTAATAGAATACTATAAGTTTCATATTAATAAAGACTTTAAAGGTGAGGAAATAACTGTAGGTATGATGGAGCAATTTACAAGTCTATCATTACCTTGGAAAAACATTTTTTCTCTAAAAGGTTTAGAATACGCTGTTAACTTAAAAAGTCTAAACTTATCTAATAACTTTATTGAAGATATTACACCATTAGAAAAGTTAGTTGAATTAGAAGATTTAAATCTTACAAACAATAAAATAAAAGATCCAAAGAGTTTAGCTAAATTAACAAAGTTAAGGCAATTAGTGCTTAGAAAAAATTTAATGAATAATTTAGATTTTCTAAATGACCTAAAAGTAGAATCATTAGATATTTCGATGAACAGTGTTTTAAAAGATTATATTCCGAATAATTTAAAACTAGAAAATCTAAGAAGTCTAAATCTTTCAGGTATAGGTTTAGATAATATATCATTTTTAAAAAATGCAGGGAAACTTGAGCGTTTAGTTGCTGAAGAAAATGCTATTAAAGACTTAACTCCATTAGCTGAATTGAAGACTTTAAGAACTTTATATTTAGATAGAAATAATATTAGCGACATTACAGCGCTTAAAGATTTGGTTAGTTTAGAAGAACTACTATTATATAAAAATAATATCGAGAATGTAGATGCGTTAAAAGATAAAAAATATCTATATCGACTAATGTTAAATGATAATCTAGGTTTAAAAAATATAGATGCATTAAAAGATGTACCAAATATTTCTAGCATAGATATATCTAATACTTCGGTAACCGATATTTCAGCATTAAAGGATGCTAAGTATCTATATTATATCGCTTTGAAAGATACAAAAATTAGTGACGATGATATAACTGCATTTGAGAAAAGTAATCTAGAAGTTAAAAAATCTAATAACATTGATAAAAAGATAGAAATAGTAAAAACAGAAGCTGCGAAATATTTTAGTATTAAAAATTATATTTTTATGGTATTAATGCTAATTTTTACTTTTAGTGGTATTAGAAGTTACTGGAGAAAAAATAAATAAAATGCAAAAGATAGATGAGTTTCCCCTTGAAATTCATCTATCTTTGTGCTAGAATTACATTAATGAAATAAATCAACATATACTTAGGACAAGATATATATTTAACTTATTTAAGAGAGGGTATGGTGCTGAAAATACCTATAAGCAATATATGTTACTACCTAGCAATAGTATTAACATAGTTAGTGAGCTTTATTCACAAAGAGGAAGTACATTTACTTCGAATTTGGGTGGTACCACGAAAATATTCGTCCCTTCTTTAGTTTTGGCTAGAGAAGGGATTTTTTAATTTTTGAGTAAGTTAGACTAAGTATATAAAAAAGAAGGAGACCTTAATATGGCTAAATTAGTTTTTCCAGATGGAAATGTAAGAGAATATGATAATAAAACACCATTAGAAATCGCTGAAAGTATTAGTGTAAGTCTTAAGAAAAAAGTGATTTCTGCAAAATTAGATGAGGATTATATCGAAGTTAACAAACCAATAACAAAAGATGGTCACTTAAAACTTATCGTTGCAGATGATGAAGATAAAGATAGTTTATATGTATTACGTCACACTTGTGCACACGTATTAGCGCAAGCATTAAGAAGATTATATGGTAAAGATGTACACTTCGGTGTTGGTCCAGCTATTGATGGTGGATTCTACTATGACTTTGATGCTGAATATAAAGTATCAGAAGAAGACTTTAAAGCAATCGAAAAAGAAGTTAAGAAAATTATTAGCGAAAACTATGCAATTGAAGGTCGCGAAGTAAGTAAAGAAGAAGCTTTAGAAATCTTTAAAGAAGATCCATATAAAGTAGAATTAATTAATGACCTTCCAGCTGATGAAGTTATTACAGTTTACACACAAGGAGACTTCACTGACCTTTGTCGTGGTGGACACCTAAGTGCAACTTCAAAAATTAAAGAATTTAAATTATTATCTGTAGCTGGTGCATACTGGAGAGGTAATAGTGATAATAAAATGTTACAACGTATCTACGGAACAGCTTATTTCACTAAAGAACATTTAGAACAACACTTAGTACGTCTACAAGAAGCACGTGAACGTGATCACAGAAAACTAGGTAAAGAATTAGGAATCTTCACTACAAGTCAAAAAGTTGGTGCTGGATTACCATTATGGTTACCAAATGGTGCTACTATCCGTCGTACTATCGAAAGATATATCGTTGATAAAGAAGTAGAGTTAGGATATGACCACGTTTATACTCCAATTATGGGATCTAAAGATCTATATATTACAAGTGGACACTGGGAGCACTACCAAGAAGACATGTTCCCACCAATGGAGATGGATCACGAAACAATGGTACTTCGTCCTATGAACTGTCCTCACCATATGATGGTTTATAAAAATGAACGTCACTCATACCGTGAACTTCCAATCCGTATCGCAGAGCTTGGAATGATGCACCGTTATGAAGCAAGTGGTGCAGTAAGTGGATTACAACGTGTTCGTGGTATGACTCTAAACGATGCTCACATTTTCGTACGTCCAGATCAACTTAAAGATGAATTTAAACTTACTGTAGGACTTATCGAAGAAGCATATAAAGATTTAGGTATTAAAAACTTTAGCTACCGTCTATCATACAGAGATCCAGAAAACACTGAGAAATACTTCGATGATGATGCAATGTGGAACAATGCTCAACAAATGTTGAAAGAAACTGCTGACGAGTTAGGATTAGACTATGTTGAAGCTGAAGGTGAAGCTGCATTCTACGGACCGAAACTTGACGTTCAAGTAGAAACAGCAATCGGAAAACAAGAAACATTATCTACAATTCAATTAGACTTCTTATTACCAGAGAGATTCGAATTAGAATATATTGGTGAAGATGGAAAAGCTCACCGTCCAGTAGTTATCCACCGTGGTATCGTATCAACAATGGAAAGAATGGTTGCCTTCTTATTAGAAGAGTACAAAGGAGATTTACCAACATGGTTATCACCAAACCAAGTACGTATTATCCCAGTAAACAATGACTACCACTATGATTATTCTAAAGAAATCATGCAAGAACTTAAAAAAGCTGGTGTTAAAGTAGCTATCGATGATAGAGATGAAAAACTAGGATATAAAATCCGTGAAGCAGCAAGCAAAAAAATTCCATATACTTTAGTAATTGGAGATAAAGAAGTAGAAAACAGAAATGTTAATGTTAGAACATTTGGTTCATTAAACCAAAAAGAAGAAAGCTTTGCTGAATTTAAAGAAAATATCTTAAGAGAAATCAACGAAAGATTAATCGAGAAAAATGCATAGTAAAATAGGGAGTGACTCAAAAATCGTGATTTCGGAGAAATCAATTTTGTCGAGTCAACCCCGCACAGTTTATTGGATATCTAAAAAGCTTTTATAAAGCGATTTAAGATATCAATAAACCACTGCGTCTATGGTTTTTCATATGAACTTTGTAAAATTTTAGAATTTTTGGGTAAGCTCATAATCATAATAAGGAGAGATATAATGTTAACTCAATTAACAAAAAATGTAAAAAAAGGTCAAGTTAGAGTAAAAATTAAAACTACTCACGGAGATATGACTTTCAAACTATTTGAAAAAGATATTCCAAAAGCAGTAGAAAACTTTTTAACTCATGCAAAAAATGGTTACTATAAAGGTATTATTTTCCACCGTGTAATTAAAGATTTTATGATTCAAGGTGGAGACCCAACTGGTACAGGTATGGGAGGAGAATCAATTTGGGGACGTAGTTTCGAAGATGAATTCTCAATGGATTACTTCCACTTCTACGGTGCGTTAAGTATGGCGAATGCTGGACCAAACACAAATGGAAGTCAATTCTTTATCGTTCAAAATTCTCACGTAGATGCTAGAACTTTACAAGCACTTGAACAAGGCGGTTGGCCACAAGAAGCTGTTGAAGGATATGCTAAACTAGGGGGAACTCCTCATTTAGATCACCGTCACACAGTATTTGGACACCTAATCGCTGGTGCAAAAACTTTAGAAGCTATTGCAGCTGTAAAAACTGGAGCTCAAGATAAACCAGTTGAAGAAGTTGTAATCCTTGATATAGAAGTTAAATAAATATAAGAAAACAAGATTAATAAGAGATTAATCTTGTTTTTTATATATTTATGAAGAAATAATAATTATATAATTTTAGAATTTAGAGTATAAGATAATTTAAGAAATAAAAGAAAAGCATTATTAAGAATAAAATATTATTAGTTAATTTAAAATTCACTTTAAAATAAATTAAAAAAAAATAGAAAAAAACACTTTCAAATTGACTATTCATGTGATATAATTATGAAAGTTTGAATATAAAAAAAGGAGAAGAAGAATGGCAGAAAAAACAAGAGTAAAACCAATTCTAGATGTTCATGAAAAGCCTAACTTAGCTCTATGGGTAACGTTAAGCTTACAACACTTATTCGCAATGTTTGGAGCGACGGTGTTAGTACCAATTTTAACAGGATTGCCAGCAAGTACTGCTTTAACGACATCAGGTATTGGAACACTTACGTATTTATTAATAACTAGAGGTAAAATTCCTGCGTATTTAGGATCTTCATTTGCCTTCATTAATCCAATTATTGTGCTTTCAACTACTCACAGTGTTGAAACAGCAATGCTTGGTGCATTTTTAGCCAGCTTAGTTTATGGTGTTGTAGCAATGTTAATTTACAAATTTGGTGTAAATTGGTTACTTAAACTTTTACCACCAGTTGTAGTTGGACCAATTATCATTGTAATTGGACTTGGAATTGCTCCTACAGCAATCAATATGGCGATGTATAAAACAGTAGACGGAGCTAAAGTTTATGACTTAAAATACTTCTTAGTAGCTCTTATCACATTAGCAGCAACAATCTTTTGTTGTGTTGCTTTAAGAGGATTTGCGAAACAAATTCCAGTATTATTAGGAATTGTGTTTGGATATATAGTAGCTGTATTTGCAGGACTGGTAGATTTCAAACCAGTTATCGATGCTCCTTGGTTTAGCTTACCGAAGTTTACTATTCCATTTGTAACATATGCACCAGAGTGGAATGTTGCAGCATTAGCAATGGTACCTATTGCTATAGTAACTATTAACGAACACATTGGTCACCAAATGGTATTATCTGAAGTAGTAGGAAGAAACTTCTTAAAAGATCCAGGACTACACCGTTCGATTTTAGCTGATGGAACAGCGATGATGTTTGCATCACTTTTAGGTGGACCACCAAGTACAACATATGGTGAAAATATTGGGGTTCTTGCTATTACACGTATCTTCTCTGTATTCGTATTAGGAGGAGCAGCTGTATTCGCACTTATCTTAAGTTTTGTAGGTAAGTTCTCAGCTCTAATCTCTACGATTCCATCACCAGTTATGGGTGGTGTATCGATCTTA
Protein-coding sequences here:
- a CDS encoding glycosyltransferase family 2 protein — protein: MKKLYVVIPCYNEEEVLNETAKRLEVKMNSMIEEDLISKDSRVVLVNDGSKDRTWEMIEELHEKNPLFSGINLSRNRGHQNALLAGLMTVKDHCDVSISMDADLQDDINAMDEMMKKYLAGADVVYGVRSARTTDTFFKRFTAEAFYKVMEKLGANTVFNHADYRLMSKRALEGLAQFKEVNLFLRGIVPMIGYPSDIVTYKRAERFAGESKYPLSKMLAFAFEGITSLSVKLIRFITVGGALMIFIAAIVFFYTLYSYFAGVARPGWSSLMISMWFIGGMIMISLGIVGEYVGKIYLETKGRPRFIVEKFLNEEKNEEE
- a CDS encoding energy-coupling factor transporter ATPase yields the protein MQISLKSVNYTYNYKTPYAREVLKDINLEIDEGSYTVIVGKTGSGKSTLIEHINGLLLPTKGEVAVDNILITNPQSKKERRELAKKLKILRQDVAVLFQFSEQQLFETSVLKDIIFAPLNYGVAEEKAILKAKELIKLVGLDESYLDKSPFELSGGEMRKVALCGVLALEPKVLILDEPTVALDYQSREEIMAMVKRLKEEFNMTIVLVTHNMDYVLEYADKVFVLKNGEISFEGKVEDLFLNEQVLKENSLELPEVLKFYKKLEANNIVLDVFPRKYEELINALKNKIGSSRNE
- the truA gene encoding tRNA pseudouridine(38-40) synthase TruA, producing MRVVLLCRYDGSNYHGFQIQPNNNTIQEEIEKSLKKINKKDVRLYMSGRTDSGVHAYGQVLHFDTDLNIPDEAWVKALNATIPKDIRIVGATSASEDFHVRYNSTQKTYYYKLHIGREVDPFLLNYVGKHSFDFNFEKAQEALQYFIGEHDFSSFCSKNSSVEDKVRTIYSLTMEKDLINPNIVNFEITGNGFLYNMVRIIIGTIQNVAAGKYEANYVKEILEKKERQFAGPKADAAGLYLKEVLYDDDKINKFINNSLKAYCNK
- a CDS encoding energy-coupling factor transporter transmembrane component T family protein, with the translated sequence MNNSLISKYIPLNTIIHNLDPRVKIFFVIWYLVDVFIAYNVLEFFILILMLLVIVILSKTSPAFLINSVKAISILILFTSLIHLVFNKKGSVLYEVLGWKIYSGALLGIALITVRFILVVAIMVVFMATTSPTEITSAIEKSLGFLQKVGVPISTFALVLSISLRFIPTILEETNRIINAQVSRGSDFNEGSLAQKVRKFIPILIPLFIATLKRADELATAMEVRGYSTTGIRSKYKVLKYNKLDYLSYILIIVITIFIMLV
- a CDS encoding energy-coupling factor transporter ATPase, whose product is MIKFEDVFFQYSSSKKTALSNINLEIKEGRWLSVLGKNGSGKSTLMKLIYGQNLATSGKVTFNNKEYNKELYDDIKNKIAIVFQNPDNQFVGSTVEEDIAFGLENRNVPQEKMDEIIDRVLEIVDMTDYRKYEPSSLSGGQKQRVAIASSLALDPEILILDEATSMLDPKAKKSILEYIKKINKEKGITIISITHDAEESVYSDDIVILESGEIVYQGNYTTLYADTEILEKYSLEVPFVERIKKDLNNYLNQEIFEIEEDEGSVVRKICKLV
- a CDS encoding L-threonylcarbamoyladenylate synthase, whose translation is METEIINISKSESKEEIYSKLTEYYKRGKLVAIPTETVYGLSANAMDDEAVSKIYEAKGRPSDNPLIVHFYEMSQLDEIVDYSDENVKKLIDKFWPGPMTLILNVKENNGISKKVTAGLNTLAVRMPSNVTARGILKETEILLAAPSANTSGKPSPTKFEHVYHDLNGKIDVIIEDEQSDIGLESTVIDCTRYPLVIARPGDITKEDIESVLGEGSVKYNEEVLTQNVAPISPGMKYRHYSPEAELVLFNDSFENLINILKDKNQKTGFITYKEMESRVDDLNVSIKYLAENEKSVEQSNKNLYNILREFDEEKVEEIFILPIEETKENKALLNRLNKAISKK
- a CDS encoding leucine-rich repeat domain-containing protein; protein product: MKKVIYKAFIITLLGLTVSAPVIKANDGYVPFGEKKFTEIENSEKIEFDDLNLKEALIEYYKFHINKDFKGEEITVGMMEQFTSLSLPWKNIFSLKGLEYAVNLKSLNLSNNFIEDITPLEKLVELEDLNLTNNKIKDPKSLAKLTKLRQLVLRKNLMNNLDFLNDLKVESLDISMNSVLKDYIPNNLKLENLRSLNLSGIGLDNISFLKNAGKLERLVAEENAIKDLTPLAELKTLRTLYLDRNNISDITALKDLVSLEELLLYKNNIENVDALKDKKYLYRLMLNDNLGLKNIDALKDVPNISSIDISNTSVTDISALKDAKYLYYIALKDTKISDDDITAFEKSNLEVKKSNNIDKKIEIVKTEAAKYFSIKNYIFMVLMLIFTFSGIRSYWRKNK